The following coding sequences lie in one Takifugu flavidus isolate HTHZ2018 chromosome 4, ASM371156v2, whole genome shotgun sequence genomic window:
- the cav3 gene encoding caveolin-3 — MADQYQYNANEEKIVKDSHTKEIDLINRDPKQINEDVVKVEFEDVIAEPEGTHSLDGVWKLSYTTFTVSKYWCYRVLSAIFGIPVALLWGFLFACISFCHIWAVVPCIKSCLIESQCISRIYSLCIQTFCDPFFEALGKVFGSIRVALRKEA, encoded by the exons ATGGCGGATCAATACCAGTACAACGCCAACGAGGAGAAGATTGTAAAGGACAGCCACACCAAGGAGATTGATCTAATTAACAGAGACCCCAAGCAGATCAATGAGGATGTGGTGAAG gtggagtTTGAGGACGTCATTGCGGAGCCCGAGGGTACGCACAGCCTGGACGGCGTGTGGAAACTCAGCTACACCACCTTCACTGTGTCCAAGTACTGGTGCTACCGTGTCCTGTCGGCCATCTTCGGCATCCCCGTCGCTCTGCTCTGGggcttcctgtttgcctgcatCTCCTTCTGCCACATCTGGGCCGTGGTTCCCTGCATCAAGAGCTGCCTGATTGAGTCCCAGTGCATCAGCCGCATCTACTCCCTCTGCATCCAGACCTTCTGCGATCCCTTCTTTGAAGCCCTGGGCAAGGTCTTCGGCAGTATACGCGTCGCGCTACGCAAAGAGGCCTAA
- the LOC130524247 gene encoding protein IWS1 homolog, which produces MISRMKVALEEDRILNSQRKPAVRKLCLLPQVLELIKKSDFVETFIKYGLLTEIKKWISPLHDGCLPALPIRVRLLNLLAELPISDPYLLMHSGIRHTVGILLSHPDETQANKTVIRQLINKWVTEMFGQSLEDRELRREKSRRRDVQPQSQPDSSVEETPPPNPVNSWREDPGTLESGDNRDTEVSGHYSRARLPSLSQKVYTVRPPWNLKSTSSWCPVMQQQAMLAKHKKRMFQKSSSEKKRGKK; this is translated from the exons ATGATCAGCAGGATGAAGGTGGCCCTTGAG GAGGACCGGATACTGAACAGCCAGAGAAAGCCAGCAGTGAGAAAACTGTGCCTGCTTCCGCAAGTCTTGGAACTCATCAAGAA ATCAGACTTTGTTGAGACCTTCATCAAGTATGGCCTGTTAACAGAGATCAAAAAGTGGATCAGCCCTCTCCATGACGGGTGCCTCCCAGCACTGCCGATCCGGGTGAGGCTGCTGAATCTTCTGGCAGAG CTGCCCATCTCGGACCCTTATCTTCTGATGCACAGCGGCATCAGACACACTGTCGGCATCTTGCTGAGTCACCCCGATGAGACCCAAGCCAACAAAACTGTCATTAGACAACTCATCA aTAAGTGGGTGACTGAAATGTTCGGCCAGTCACTGGAAGATAGGGAGCTGCGGAGAGAGAAAAGTAGGAGGAGAGATGTGCAGCCTCAAAGTCAACCGGACAG TTCAGTGGAAGAAACCCCTCCCCCAAACCCAGTGAATTCATGGAGAGAGGACCCAGG AACTCTGGAGTCAGGTGACAATCGTGACACAGAGGTGTCTGGTCACTACAGCAGAGCCCGGCTTCCGTCGCTGTCCCAAAAGGTGTACACTGTGCGGCCTCCGTGGAACCTCAAGAGCACTTCCAGCTGG TGTccagtgatgcagcagcaggcgATGCTTGCTAAACACAAGAAAAGGATGTTCCAGAAATCATCCAGTgagaagaaaagaggcaagAAGTGA
- the oxtra gene encoding oxytocin receptor gives METVANESDFWCNTSCRDPGVANETVLSNQTNPLKRNEEVAKVEVTVLALVLFLALAGNLCVLLAIHTTKHSQSRMYYFMKHLSIADLVVAIFQVLPQLIWDITFRFYGPDILCRLVKYLQVVGMFASTYMLVLMSVDRCLAICQPLRSLHRRKDRFYVIFSWGLSLVFSVPQMFIFSLREVGSAGSGVYDCWGDFVKPWGAKAYITWISLTIYIIPVAILSVCYGLISFKIWQNFRLKTRREHCVSMTPRTAKDNTLTRVSSVKLISKAKITTVKMTFVIVVAYIVCWTPFFSVQMWSAWDPSAPREATPFIISMLLASLNSCCNPWIYMFFAGHLFQDLRQTFLCCSPRYLKSSQSQCEREYDSSHKSVSSNFAIKSTSSQRSVTQTSTT, from the exons ATGGAGACCGTAGCCAATGAAAGTGACTTTTGGTGCAACACATCCTGCCGGGACCCTGGTGTCGCCAACGAGACGGTGCTGTCCAACCAGACGAACCCGCTGAAGCGCAACGAAGAGGTGGCGAAGGTAGAGGTGACGGTGCTCGCCTTGGTTCTGTTCCTGGCGTTGGCGGGGAACCTGTGCGTCCTGCTGGCCATCCACACAACCAAGCACAGCCAGTCGCGCATGTATTACTTCATGAAGCACTTGAGCATCGCGGATCTGGTAGTGGCGATCTTTCAGGTGCTCCCTCAACTTATCTGGGACATCACGTTTCGCTTCTACGGACCAGATATTTTGTGTCGGTTGGTGAAATATCTGCAAGTCGTTGGGATGTTCGCGTCCACTTACATGTTGGTCCTGATGTCTGTGGACAGATGTTTGGCCATCTGTCAGCCTCTCCGCTCTCTGCACCGGAGGAAAGACCGTTTCTATGTCATATTCTCCTGGGGGCTGAGCCTGGTCTTCAGCGTCCCGCAAATGTTCATCTTCTCCCTGAGAGAGGTGGGCTCAGCGGGATCGGGGGTGTATGACTGCTGGGGCGACTTCGTGAAGCCTTGGGGAGCCAAAGCTTACATCACATGGATCAGCCTCACCATCTACATCATCCCCGTGGCGATCCTGAGCGTCTGCTACGGGCTGATCAGCTTCAAAATCTGGCAAAACTTTAGGCTGAAAACGAGGCGAGAGCACTGCGTGAGCATGACGCCGCGGACCGCCAAAGACAACACGCTGACACGGGTTAGCAGCGTCAAGCTCATCTCCAAGGCGAAGATAACCACCGTGAAAATGACTTTTGTCATCGTGGTGGCTTATATCGTCTGCTGGACCCCCTTTTTCTCCGTCCAGATGTGGTCTGCGTGGGATCCCTCAGCGCCCCGGGAGG CCACGCCCTTCATCATCTCCATGTTGCTGGCCAGCCTCAACAGCTGCTGTAACCCCTGGATCTACATGTTCTTCGCTGGGCATCTCTTCCAGGACCTCAGGCAGACCTTCCTGTGCTGCTCTCCTCGCTACCTCAAGTCGTCCCAGAGCCAATGCGAGCGCGAATATGACTCCAGCCACAAGAGCGTCTCCTCGAACTTTGCCATCAAAAGCACAAGCAGCCAGAGGAGCGTCACGCAGACCTCCACCACATGA
- the gpr61l gene encoding probable G-protein coupled receptor gives MSDSQYHTERRTGVTWTQRERERERPHLSHLHSLNLLRTEDTLGDLQSDIRHQRRDQNFHPQRPWKWRESLRSNMMAVRPAPVLAGLPNLTTTVWTTNPTVPADVGVVTSSQSQIKDLFGLFCMVTLNLIALLSNTGVMVAIARAPHLKRFAFVCHLCGVDLLCAILLMPLGIISSSPFFSTVAFTVLECQVYIFLNVFLISLTILTITAVNVERYFYIVHPMRYEVKMTINLAVGVMLLIWVKSALLALVSVFGWPAYGHQSSIAAAHCSLHASHSRLRGVFAVLFTVVCFLLPAVVILAVYCAVYKVARSAALQLVPTVPAWANANLAKNRSDSINSQTTMIGATHSLPQRLSPERAFSGGKAALTLVFIVGQFLLCWLPFFIFHLHMSLTGSLQSPGDLEEVVTWLAYSSFAVNPFFYGLLNRQIREQLVKFHRCCSTQATEIGASSHEGSLQENLLQFFQRSSKSTEAPSGCVGSHPQNTADQSVKVPGLVPVEHTTQ, from the exons atgagTGACAGTCAGTACCACACAGAGCGCAGGACAGGAGTGACgtggacacagagagagagagagagagagcgtccaCATCTGTCACATTTACACAGTTTGAATCTCCTGAGGACTGAAGACACTTTGGGTGACCTGCAGTCAGACATACGCCATCAGAGACGGGACCAG AACTTCCATCCACAACGGCCTTGGAAATGGAGGGAGTCCTTAAGAAGTAACATGATGGCCGTCAGACCCGCCCCGGTGCTGGCGGGCCTGCCGAACCTCACCACAACCGTATGGACTACAAATCCCACAGTTCCCGCCGATGTGGGCGTGGTCACCAGCTCCCAGTCCCAGATCAAAGACCTTTTCGGGTTGTTCTGCATGGTGACCCTGAATCTCATTGCCTTGCTGTCCAACACCGGCGTGATGGTGGCCATCGCGCGGGCCCCCCACCTCAAGAGATTCGCgtttgtgtgtcacctgtgcggCGTGGACCTGCTGTGCGCCATCCTGCTCATGCCGCTAGGCATCATATCCAGCTCGCCATTTTTCAGCACGGTGGCGTTCACTGTCCTGGAGTGTCAGGTTTACATCTTCCTCAACGTCTTCCTCATCTCTCTGACCATCCTCACCATCACGGCCGTCAACGTGGAGCGCTACTTCTACATTGTCCACCCAATGCGCTACGAGGTCAAGATGACCATCAACCTCGCCGTCGGCGTCATGCTCCTGATCTGGGTGAAGTCGGCCCTCTTGGCTCTGGTCTCCGTTTTTGGGTGGCCGGCTTACGGGCACCAGAGCTCCATCGCCGCAGCCCACTGCTCGCTTCACGCCAGCCACAGCCGCCTGCGAGGCGTGTTCGCCGTGCTCTTCACCGTGGTCTGTTTCCTGCTCCCCGCGGTGGTCATACTGGCCGTCTACTGCGCCGTCTACAAGGTGGCTCGCTCTGCCGCCCTGCAGCTGGTCCCCACCGTGCCCGCCTGGGCCAACGCCAACCTCGCCAAGAACCGCTCGGACTCCATCAACAGCCAGACCACCATGATTGGCGCCACCCACAGTCTGCCCCAGCGGCTGTCTCCAGAGAGGGCCTTCAGCGGGGGCAAGGCCGCCCTCACTTTGGTCTTCATCGTGGGTCAGTTCTTGCTGTGCTGGCTGCCCTTTTTCATCTTCCACCTGCACATGTCTCTGACTGGCTCCCTGCAGAGCCCGGgggacctggaggaggtggtgaccTGGCTGGCCTACTCCTCCTTTGCAGTCAATCCCTTCTTCTACGGGCTTTTGAACAGGCAAATCAGAGAACAGCTGGTGAAGTTTCACCGCTGCTGCTCCACGCAGGCCACAGAGATCGGGGCATCCAGCCACGAGGGTTCCCTGCAGGAAAACCTCCTCCAGTTTTTCCAGAGAAGCAGCAAATCAACAGAAGCCCCATCAGGCTGTGTTGGGTCCCATCCCCAAAACACAGCGGACCAAAGTGTAAAGGTGCCCGGACTAGTCCCTGTGGAACACACAACACAGTGA